In Nymphaea colorata isolate Beijing-Zhang1983 chromosome 5, ASM883128v2, whole genome shotgun sequence, one genomic interval encodes:
- the LOC116254648 gene encoding protein AE7-like isoform X1, which yields MVSGLINENPVIYERKERYDRPARISNDHGVERIDPLEVFDHIRDIKDPEYPYTLEQLNVVSEEAVEVSEERRLVRVKFTPTVDHCSMATVIGLCLRVKLMRSLPSWYKVDITVAPGTHATEDAVNKQLNDKERVAAALENSSLMQMVEDCLAPTYD from the exons ATGGTTTCTGGATTGATTAACGAAAATCCCGTGATTTACGAGAGGAAGGAGAGGTATGATCGGCCTGCAAGGATAAGCAACGATCATGGTGTTGAACGTATTGACCCCTTGGAGGTTTTTGAT CATATAAGAGATATAAAAGACCCAGAATATCCTTACACTTTGGAGCAGTTGAATGTTGTATCAGAAGAAGCAGTTGAAGTGAGTGAGGAGAGGAGACTTGTCAG GGTAAAATTCACTCCTACGGTTGATCATTGCAGCATGGCAACCGTTATAGGCCTTTGTTTACGTGTGAAGCTTATGCGGAGTCTGCCTTCTTGGTACAAG gTTGATATTACAGTAGCACCAGGAACTCATGCCACCGAGGATGCAG TGAACAAACAGCTGAATGATAAGGAACGTGTTGCAGCAGCATTAGAGAATTCGAGTctgatgcaaatggttgaagatTGTCTTGCCCCAACATATGATTAG
- the LOC116254648 gene encoding protein AE7-like isoform X2, translated as MVSGLINENPVIYERKERYDRPARISNDHGVERIDPLEVFDHIRDIKDPEYPYTLEQLNVVSEEAVEVSEERRLVRVKFTPTVDHCSMATVIGLCLRVKLMRSLPSWYKVDITVAPGTHATEDAAE; from the exons ATGGTTTCTGGATTGATTAACGAAAATCCCGTGATTTACGAGAGGAAGGAGAGGTATGATCGGCCTGCAAGGATAAGCAACGATCATGGTGTTGAACGTATTGACCCCTTGGAGGTTTTTGAT CATATAAGAGATATAAAAGACCCAGAATATCCTTACACTTTGGAGCAGTTGAATGTTGTATCAGAAGAAGCAGTTGAAGTGAGTGAGGAGAGGAGACTTGTCAG GGTAAAATTCACTCCTACGGTTGATCATTGCAGCATGGCAACCGTTATAGGCCTTTGTTTACGTGTGAAGCTTATGCGGAGTCTGCCTTCTTGGTACAAG gTTGATATTACAGTAGCACCAGGAACTCATGCCACCGAGGATGCAG CTGAATGA
- the LOC116254821 gene encoding gamma-interferon-responsive lysosomal thiol protein-like: MELLRSKLLFCLTVIFLAPLRSEGSKKVPVDLYYETLCPYCSNFIVNQLHQLFSNGLIDVVDLHLVPYGNARILANGTIECQHGPYECFLNAVEACAIDIWPDVHAHFRYIYCVESLVVKHEYTEWETCFTKSSTDIQRLAECYNNGNWKKLELQYEAETSALQPPHKYVPWVVVNGHPLYENYEDVQKYICRAYQGTTPEACKSLDVESLIGSRNHYGHVTYMDEVRSATTS; the protein is encoded by the exons ATGGAACTCTTGCGCTCGAAACTCCTCTTCTGCCTAACTGTAATCTTTCTCGCTCCGTTAAGATCGGAGGGAAGCAAAAAAGTGCCTGTTGATCTCTACTACGAGACTCTCTGCCCTTACTGCTCCAATTTCATCGTGAACCAACTCCACCAACTCTTCTCCAATGGACTCATCGACGTCGTTGATCTGCATCTCGTTCCTTACGGGAACGCGAGGATCTTAGCTAATGGCACGATCGAGTGCCAG CATGGCCCATATGAGTGCTTTCTGAATGCAGTGGAAGCATGTGCAATAGATATCTGGCCTGATGTG CATGCCCATTTTAGGTACATTTACTGTGTGGAGTCTCTTGTAGTAAAGCATGAATACACGGAGTGGGAAACTTGTTTTACCAAGAGTAGCACAGATATTCAGCGGCTTGCAGAATGCTACAATAATGGTAATTGGAAAAAG CTTGAACTACAGTACGAGGCGGAAACCAGTGCTTTACAGCCTCCACATAAATATGTGCCCTGGGTAGTTGTGAATGGCCATCCACTTTATGAG AACTATGAAGACGTTCAAAAGTACATCTGTAGAGCATATCAAGGAACTACACCTGAAGCTTGTAAATCTCTTGATGTGGAGTCACTGATTGGCAGCAGAAACCATTACGGCCATGTGACCTATATGGATGAAGTTAGATCTGCTACTACATCATGA